One window from the genome of Streptomyces sp. NBC_00287 encodes:
- the mgrA gene encoding L-glyceraldehyde 3-phosphate reductase, whose amino-acid sequence MYTAHPDRYADMPYRRTGRSGLKLPALSLGLWHNFGPDRPVETQRAILRRAFDLGVTHFDLANNYGPPPGSAESALGEALTADFAPYRDELVISTKAGYLMWPGPYGEWGSRKYLLSSLDQSLTRMGLDYVDIFYSHRPDPETPLEETMGALHSAVQQGKALYVGVSNYSPEQTREAARILGELGTPLLIHQPRYSMLDRRPEEGLLDALDELQIGSIAYSPLEQGLLTGRYLDGIPEDSRAASDSPFLNSEALTEDLVARLRTLAEIAKGRGQTLAQMALAWVLRGGRVTSALVGASSPQQLEDSVAAVGNLHFDAEELARIDEVATA is encoded by the coding sequence TTGTACACCGCACACCCCGACCGCTACGCGGACATGCCCTACCGGCGCACCGGACGCAGCGGCCTCAAACTCCCGGCACTGTCCCTCGGTCTGTGGCACAACTTCGGTCCGGACCGTCCGGTCGAGACCCAGCGGGCCATCCTGCGCCGCGCCTTCGATCTCGGCGTCACGCACTTCGACCTGGCGAACAACTACGGCCCGCCGCCCGGGTCCGCCGAGTCGGCGCTGGGCGAGGCGCTGACGGCGGACTTCGCGCCGTACCGCGACGAACTCGTCATCTCCACCAAGGCCGGATATCTGATGTGGCCGGGACCGTACGGCGAGTGGGGCTCCCGCAAGTACCTGCTGTCCTCGCTCGACCAGAGCCTGACCCGGATGGGCCTGGACTACGTCGACATCTTCTACTCGCACCGCCCGGACCCGGAGACTCCGCTGGAGGAGACGATGGGCGCGCTGCACTCGGCCGTCCAGCAGGGCAAGGCGCTCTACGTCGGCGTCTCCAACTACTCCCCGGAGCAGACGCGGGAGGCCGCGCGCATCCTCGGTGAGCTGGGCACCCCGCTCCTGATCCACCAGCCGCGCTACTCCATGCTCGACCGCCGTCCCGAGGAGGGCCTCCTGGACGCCCTCGACGAGCTGCAGATCGGATCCATCGCCTACTCCCCGCTGGAGCAGGGCCTGCTGACGGGCCGCTACCTTGACGGCATCCCGGAGGACTCCCGGGCCGCGAGCGACAGCCCCTTCCTGAACTCCGAGGCCCTCACCGAGGACCTGGTCGCCCGGCTGCGCACCCTCGCCGAGATCGCCAAGGGCCGCGGCCAGACCCTGGCCCAGATGGCCCTGGCCTGGGTCCTGCGCGGCGGCCGGGTCACCTCGGCCCTGGTCGGCGCGAGCAGCCCGCAGCAGCTGGAGGACAGCGTGGCGGCGGTCGGCAACCTGCACTTCGACGCGGAGGAACTGGCCCGCATCGACGAGGTCGCCACGGCCTGA